A genome region from Sceloporus undulatus isolate JIND9_A2432 ecotype Alabama chromosome 1, SceUnd_v1.1, whole genome shotgun sequence includes the following:
- the LOC121924955 gene encoding dynein axonemal assembly factor 11-like: MIVFPFLLIGLLFLKQTSYVLPVYLVHLCCSLIPVLGLKVTHKIIKKNHHLRELFLTGNPCTDFEGYRQFVVSTLHQLRVLDGREIERSERIQAIQNYAKVEKQIQKQEQAYLLKRREEKEEAERRMQEKEKQKKRNLGFNGRWYTDINATNCYSVEGTKSHQKAGEKNEYHELLMEDDDEEERVFWEEPVPHTPEARLEAHRYVEEKRKAKENREQLKKEKPPRTMITLEGRVLNVNDPKLPFSLKDDEENNQFILDLAVYRHLDTSLLDVDVQPGYVRVMVKGKPFQLVLPGEVKPDSSIARRSQTTGHLVISLPKAKEIIVANPKTTTCKKLSHIDEQKRNLRRNKCAEKLEVDPNKYSFPDVTNIVRETDLIGQGPLRLQRQNILNTNNAFPDFDDDPDVPPLI; encoded by the coding sequence ATGATAGTTTTCCCATTCCTACTTATAGGACTTTTGTTTCTGAAACAAACCAGCTATGTCCTGCCTGTTTATTTAGTTCATTTATGTTGCTCCCTTATTCCagtactgggactcaaagtgactcacaaaatcattaaaaaaaatcatcatcttAGAGAGCTCTTCCTCACAGGCAACCCATGTACTGATTTTGAAGGTTATAGACAGTTTGTGGTTTCTACTCTTCATCAGCTCAGGGTTTTGGATGGCAGAGAAATAGAGCGTTCAGAGAGGATTCAGGCTATACAAAACTATGCTAAGGtagaaaaacaaatccaaaaacaGGAACAAGCCTATCTTcttaaaagaagagaagaaaaagaagaggctgAAAGACGGATGCAAGAGAAGGAGAAGCAAAAGAAACGTAATTTAGGATTTAATGGACGATGGTACACTGATATCAATGCCACAAACTGTTATTCTGTAGAAGGGACAAAGAGCCACCAGAAagctggagaaaaaaatgaataccATGAATTGCTgatggaagatgatgatgaagaagagagaGTCTTTTGGGAGGAACCTGTGCCTCATACTCCAGAGGCTAGGTTAGAAGCTCACAGATACgtagaagaaaaaaggaaagcaaaagaaaatagagAACAATTGAAGAAAGAGAAGCCACCAAGGACTATGATCACTCTTGAAGGAAGAGTTCTGAATGTAAATGATCCCAAACTTCCTTTTTCCTTAAAAGATGATGAAGAAAACAACCAATTCATCCTTGATCTTGCTGTCTACAGGCATCTAGACACCTCTCTCCTTGATGTTGATGTACAGCCTGGTTATGTCCGTGTAATGGTCAAAGGAAAGCCTTTTCAACTTGTGCTTCCTGGAGAAGTAAAGCCAGATAGCAGCATTGCTAGAAGATCTCAGACAACTGGACATTTAGTTATCAGCCTACCAAAGGCTAAAGAAATAATTGTGGCAAACCCCAAAACAACTACTTGTAAGAAATTGTCTCACATTGATGAACAGAAaagaaatctaagaagaaataaaTGCGCAGAGAAGTTAGAGGTGGATCCTAACAAGTATTCATTTCCAGATGTAACAAATATTGTACGGGAAACAGATTTGATTGGTCAAGGGCCTTTACGGCTTCAGCGGCAAAACATTTTGAATACCAACAATGCATTCCCAGACTTTGATGATGACCCAGATGTTCCACCTTTAATTTGA